The genomic region AAGCTCTTCAACAGCTTGATTGGTTTGTTTTTCAAGCGTTTTGCATTTTGCACAACCCGTTCCTAGTACTTTGATTTCCATATTGGCTGGTTTTAAATTTTGTAAATCCATATTCTTTAAATTTTTATTTATCCGTTCGTCATTCGCAAAAAGGCGAACATTGCATCTAATTTTTTTTATAGTTTCAGAAAAGCTTTAAATAAATCTTGTGCTTCACTCCAATTCTCTTTATTAATACAGTACTTAATCTTTGGTGCTTCAATTTCGCCTTGTATTAAACCTGCATCTCTTAATTCTTTTAGATGTTGTGAAAGTGTTGATTTGGCAATATTGAGTTCCTCTGTTAAATCTCCACTATAACAACAGCTTTGATTAGATAATAGCTCTAACACATACATACGAACAGGATGTCCCATTGCTTTGGCAAATCTTGCTTTTCTTTTTTGTTCTTCTGTTATTACGTCTTTTCTTATCATA from Bacteroidota bacterium harbors:
- a CDS encoding winged helix-turn-helix transcriptional regulator, producing MIRKDVITEEQKRKARFAKAMGHPVRMYVLELLSNQSCCYSGDLTEELNIAKSTLSQHLKELRDAGLIQGEIEAPKIKYCINKENWSEAQDLFKAFLKL